In Elaeis guineensis isolate ETL-2024a chromosome 1, EG11, whole genome shotgun sequence, a genomic segment contains:
- the LOC105038588 gene encoding 2-dehydro-3-deoxyphosphooctonate aldolase 1 has product MLSVSYIMSMLCILICCLWTGCEPFFLLAGPNVIESEEHILYMAKHIKDVTSKLGVPLVFKSSFDKANRTSSKSFRGPGLEEGLKILEKVKLTYDLPIVTDVHESSQCEAVGRVADIIQIPAFLCRQTDLLVAAAKTGKIINIKKGQFCAPSVMSNSAEKVRLAGNQNVMVCERGTMFGYNDLIVDPRNLEWMREANCPVVADITHSLQQPAGKKLEGGGVASGGLRELIPCIARTAVAVGVDGIFMEVHDNPLKAPVDGPTQWPLRHLEELLEELIAIASVSKGKKPFKIDLTPYQD; this is encoded by the exons ATGTTGTCTGTAAGCTACATTATGTCAATGCTATGCATTCTGATTTGTTGTCTCTGGACAGGCTGCGAGCCATTTTTCTTATTAGCGGGCCCTAATGTAATTGAATCTGAGGAGCATATACTCTACATGGCCAAACATATAAAAGATGTCACATCTAA GCTTGGTGTACCGCTGGTTTTCAAGTCCAGCTTTGACAAAGCTAATCGCACTTCTTCAAAATCATTTCGTGGCCCAGGGTTGGAAGAAGGCTTGAAG ATCCTTGAGAAGGTGAAACTAACATATGATCTCCCAATTGTAACTGATGTGCATGAGAGTAGCCAG TGTGAAGCTGTTGGAAGAGTTGCTGATATTATCCAAATACCTGCTTTCCTTTGCCGCCAG ACAGACCTTCTAGTTGCAGCTGCCAAGACTGGGAAAATAATCAACATTAAGAAAGGCCAATTTTGTGCTCCTTCT GTTATGTCAAATTCTGCAGAGAAGGTTAGACTTGCTGGAAACCAAAATGTTATGGTTTGTGAACGAGGCACCATGTTTGGCTACA ATGATTTAATTGTTGATCCACGCAATCTGGAGTGGATGAGGGAAGCAAATTGCCCTGTT GTTGCAGATATTACACATTCACTACAACAACCTGCTGGGAAAAAG CTGGAAGGTGGAGGTGTCGCAAGTGGGGGTCTGCGTGAACTGATACCATGTATTGCAAGGACAGCAGTTGCAGTTGGAGTGGATGGAATATTCATGGAG GTGCATGACAATCCCCTAAAAGCGCCCGTCGATGGCCCAACACAATGG CCTTTGCGCCACCTGGAAGAGCTACTAGAAGAGCTCATAGCAATAGCG AGCGTCAGCAAGGGGAAAAAGCCATTCAAGATCGATCTCACACCCTATCAAGATTAA
- the LOC105038589 gene encoding uncharacterized protein, giving the protein MKKYSPSEISLHTTKKDCWLLIHGKVYDVTNFLEDHPGGEDALLHASANGDATQKFEEVGHSSTAFSMMEGYLIGVIEGYKGSVGGGEGARKTKEAVGGEPVKARTLQQRKPTSSSSFLDLLFPVLIVGLAFGAWYYLTFHSKAKA; this is encoded by the exons ATGAAGAAGTATTCTCCTTCTGAGATCTCTCTGCACACCACCAAGAAGGATTGCTGGTTGCTCATCCATGGCAAG GTTTATGATGTGACCAACTTCTTGGAGGATCATCCTGGAGGGGAGGATGCACTCCTGCATGCCTCAG CCAATGGAGATGCAACTCAGAAATTTGAGGAGGTGGGACACAGCTCCACAGCCTTCAGCATGATGGAGGGCTACTTGATCGGCGTCATCGAGGGCTATAAGGGCAGCGTCGGCGGCGGCGAAGGAGCCCGAAAGACCAAGGAAGCAGTGGGTGGGGAGCCAGTCAAGGCCAGGACACTGCAACAGAGGAAACCAACATCTTCCTCCAGCTTCTTGGACCTCCTCTTTCCTGTGCTTATCGTTGGCCTGGCCTTTGGCGCTTGGTATTACCTCACCTTCCATTCCAAGGCCAAGGCCTAA